One Pyrus communis chromosome 4, drPyrComm1.1, whole genome shotgun sequence genomic region harbors:
- the LOC137732263 gene encoding geraniol 8-hydroxylase-like, whose product MDILSCILLGLMVAWISIYILYYSLGRRSSVTTRIPPGPNPLPLIGNLLELGNKPHLSLTKLSQRYGPVMALQLGQITTVVISSSTVAKEVFRTHEQLFCNRTVPDAVQACDHAKYGMAWKPVSAAWRNLRKICNSQLFATKVLDANQANRRLKVQDLISEVNESVLKGEAVDVRSAAFKTTLNLMSRTVFSVDLADPNSDTAREYKELVWGIVEEIGKPNLADYFPVLKKIDPMGIRRRLANHFQKMISLFDRMITQRLESRKSRDYVTTKDMLDTLINFSEEKSKDMDMAETEHLFLDLFTAATDTTSGTLEWAMAELLRNPEKLSQAQAELKQIIGKGKPVEESHIARLPYLQAIIKETFRLHPVVPFLLPRKAEIDVEICGYIVPKGAQVLVNAWAIGRDPNIWDDPNSFMPERFLDSEIDVLGGNFELIPFGGGRRICPGLPLAMRMLNLMLGSLINSFDDWKLENGVVPETLNMEEKFGITLEKAQPLIAVAMLYKNLA is encoded by the exons ATGGACATCTTGAGTTGCATACTACTAGGTCTAATGGTTGCATGGATCTCAATTTACATCCTCTATTATTCACTTGGAAGAAGATCATCAGTTACCACAAGGATCCCACCTGGACCAAACCCACTTCCCCTCATTGGCAATCTCTTAGAGCTTGGCAACaaaccccatctctctctcaccaAGCTTTCACAACGCTACGGCCCCGTAATGGCCTTGCAACTCGGCCAAATAACGACGGTGGTAATTTCTTCGTCAACCGTCGCCAAAGAAGTCTTCCGAACCCACGAACAACTCTTCTGCAACCGAACCGTCCCAGATGCGGTCCAGGCCTGTGACCATGCTAAGTACGGCATGGCCTGGAAACCGGTTTCAGCGGCATGGAGAAACCTTCGAAAAATATGCAACTCGCAATTGTTTGCCACCAAAGTTCTCGACGCCAACCAAGCCAACCGTCGCCTAAAAGTTCAAGACCTCATATCCGAGGTCAACGAAAGCGTTTTAAAAGGTGAAGCCGTTGATGTTAGAAGTGCTGCTTTCAAAACTACGCTCAACTTGATGTCGCGTACCGTATTCTCTGTGGATTTGGCGGACCCGAATAGTGATACGGCTAGAGAGTATAAGGAGTTGGTGTGGGGTATTGTTGAAGAGATTGGGAAGCCAAACTTGGCTGACTATTTTCCTGTACTTAAGAAGATCGATCCCATGGGAATACGGCGTCGTCTGGCCAATCACTTCCAGAAGATGATCAGCCTCTTTGACCGCATGATCACACAAAGGTTGGAGTCAAGAAAATCACGTGATTATGTCACAACTAAAGATATGTTGGATACACTTATAAACTTCAGTGAAGAGAAAAGCAAGGACATGGACATGGCTGAAACTGAGCATTTGTTTTTG GATCTGTTTACTGCAGCCACAGATACAACTTCAGGCACATTGGAGTGGGCAATGGCTGAGCTACTCCGCAACCCAGAAAAACTATCACAAGCACAAGCAGAGCTGAAGCAAATCATCGGCAAAGGAAAGCCAGTTGAGGAGTCACACATTGCTCGACTCCCTTACTTACAAGCCATAATCAAAGAAACCTTCAGATTGCACCCAGTCGTTCCATTTCTACTTCCTCGAAAAGCCGAAATAGATGTTGAAATCTGCGGGTACATTGTACCAAAGGGTGCACAAGTATTGGTCAATGCATGGGCCATAGGGAGAGACCCCAACATTTGGGACGATCCAAACTCGTTTATGCCGGAGAGGTTTTTGGATTCGGAAATTGATGTTTTAGGAGGTAACTTTGAGCTTATTCCGTTTGGTGGTGGGAGGAGAATATGTCCTGGATTGCCATTGGCAATGAGAATGTTGAATTTGATGTTGGGCTCGCTTATTAACTCGTTTGACGATTGGAAGCTTGAAAAT